The DNA window GCATCTTCGACGCAGCCGGAATCACGGGCGAGCGTAAGCAAAATTTACTCATGCTCCTCGATCGATTGTTTACTATCTTGACTTCAGAAGACATAGCGGAAGACGAGCGGCGGCAAGGTGTCAAGGAAATTGTCCGTAAGCAGCTTGAAATTAATGGTGTTCCGCCTGCGCAACAGGACGAAACCCAAGTGCAGGCACTCGTAGAACAGACGATTACCCCTTGGATGCGCTATTTTCTGGTTTTCGATCCGCGTCCTGCCCTTGAGAAAATCCGTGTTCCTGTCCTCGCGCTCAACGGTGAACTGGATGTACAAGTTGATGCTGAGCAAAACTTGACTGCTATCGCAGCGGCACTTGACAAAGGTGGAAATCAAGATGTCACTGTACATCGCTTACCGGAACATAATCACCTGTTTCAACGTGCCAAAACGGGCTTAGTCAACGAGTACAGTGCCATTGAGGAGACAATCTCACCGATGATATTAGATTTGATTCGAGATTGGGTATTATCAGTTTCCCAGTGAGAAGATGGCACTGTTATACATCAACTATATGGAGAGAACACATGGAATATCAAATATTTATTACTGTTTTTGTCGTGGTTGCACTGGTATTGGCAAATGAACTCAGTAGCACAATGGCAGCTGAACCCGAAGGGCTGGTGGGTCGTTGGGATTTTGACGATGGAACAGGGACTGACCTCTCTGGGAACGACAATCACGCCGTTCTTGGTGGCACAACAATCTATTCACTTGGTGAAGGACGTGCCTGCATCGAAGTGATGCGGAAGACAGAGCCGATACGAATCCCTGTGTCTGAGAATTCTCCACTTGCCATATCGCGTGGCACAATCTGCTTCTGGTTAAATGCAGGGTCGGATAGGTCCAACATTCTCGGGTACAACAACGATGCGATCGAACTTAACAACTATCGTGGCTGTTTCCAAGTGCGTTTCCGAGGTGAGAAGGATTTTGAATACTGGGAAGGGATCCTTGATTACGATTGGCCCAAGTATGACCTGCGCGAATGGGCGTTTTATCCACATGTGAAAGCCTCCGTCGGCGATTCTGAGTGGCATCTGTTCGCGGTCGCCTACGATGACAAAGCGAAGCAGATCGTGGGATGGCGTGATGGTGAGCAGATCGCAACAATTGATTTATCTACAGTGGACATGGAGCCGCTGCGCCGAGAGGGTTTAACCGAGATTAGGACCAGCGAAGATTTTACTGGTTATCTCGACGATCTCCGTATATACAATAAGCCGCTAACCGATGCTGAAGTTCGGCAGATTTACGATGCGACCAAAGCCATCTACGCGGGAAGACGTGATACGAATCCTACCGATAAAAAGCAGAACACTTACAAGTACCAAGAGGTGGACAGGACGCTCTATAAGGCGTGGCTACAGTTCAATCCACCCACAACTGAACACCCGAATCAGGATTTGTTTAAAAACATTGTTGCTGAAGGCACAAATTCGACTGTCCAGACAGCTGCTTCTGAATTGGCACAGGCGGCGGAATCCATGTTCGGTTTCAAGCCTTCTGTTTCAGAGACTGTCACTGGACCGAAGGTTATTCTCGGAACAGCCGAAACTTCCAACTGGATCCGTGACCGCGCTGAAGACCTTCAATTGGATCGCATTGAAAGTGATGGATTCATCATCAAGGCGATGGAAGGAACGGTTGTTGTCGCCGGAGACATACCGGCAGGGGTTATTTTTGGGGCATTCGATCTGATTCGTCGCATTCAGATCGGGCAGGATCCGCTTGAACTTGATGTCCTGGAGAATCCACAGGTACCTATCCGTATGGTGGCACACTGGTCCTACTTCCGTGGACTCTTCGGAGACAGATGGCGGGGTGGAGGCAGAGATAATTCAATTTTCAGTTGGGAAGAGTTGCGCACCGGCGATACCAAACGCATCCGCGATTGGGTGCGTATGCTGGCATCGTGCGGTTGGAATGCACTCTGTCCGAGTGAAATTAACTGGCATTATCGAAACAATTTTCTCGAACATCTTGACGAAGTCGAGAAACTTGGCGACATCTGCCGAGACTACGGCATCAAACTCTATTGGAGTCCGAATTATCTCCTTGCACTCGACCAAAAAACCGCAGACGCACTCTATGAACGGGTACCTGACTTCGGTGGATACCTGATGAAACTCGGTTCGGAGAAACAGAACGGCGACCCGCGTCCGCCGATGGCGAACCGGATTGCGGACACACTGAAACCGTACGGTGGAAAGGTGCTTGTGCGTGGTTTCGTTTATGGGAACCTTCGCTATACACAGGAACCGTATCGGAACCTGATTCCGCATGATCTGTTCGCACACGAAGACGGCAACTTCCGGGACAATGTCATTATAGTTCCGAAAGGCAGCCCTTTGGATTGGGACCTGTGGGCACCAATCCCAGCACTTGATGGCGCAATGCAGAAAAATCTATCCGGCAGTGAACTCGTCATTGACAAGAGTTGGCCCGTTTCCTGGGTCAAAAAGTGGAAATGGTGGTTTGAACAGGATACCTATCGCAACGGACCGGGAAGTTTGAACAAATTCAGTGTCGATTGCATCATGGGTGTGTCTATGATCTCACCTGCACCCGCATGGACAAAATCTCCATTGAATGCAGTGAACTACTACGGATTGGGACGACTCTCTTGGAATCCAGACCTGACGGTGGATGAGATTTACATGGAATGGATTCAGCAAACATTTGGCGATGATCCAGAGGTACTCGGAACGATCAAGACCATTCTGATGATGCTTGAGGAAGTGACACGTAAGACCTACAATTATCGCGGTTACCGCGGTATATGGCTTGATTCCTCCGACCCCGGTATGGCACAAGTCAAAACCCCGTATATCGTCAATAAAGAAGGCGCAGGCGTTATCACACCGGCGTTGCGTGAGCGTGTGTTGGCACAGTACGCGCCAGGACTTCGTGAGATATATGGAGACAGGTTACGCGGAGAAGCACACCTCACTGCCTTCCACTTCACAGAACACGATCAGCGACTCTCCATCGGTAGAACCCTCATACAAGACATCTATGCCAACATGGAAGAAGGCGTTGAGATGGCTGAACAAGCAGCCGAGTTGTGGAAAACGCTTGAAGGCAAGGTAGACCCGCACAGATATGAATACACGCTGAAAACGCTGGTAGACTATGCCACGTCCGAACGCAGCCGCACCCTTAAGAAATGGGTGACAAACTTTGAAGCACATACAGGCAGAACACGCTTGGAGACGCTTGCAGGATTGACTGCTGAGGCACTCGCTGAGGTTGGTACGTACAATGTACGGCATTTCGGTGCGGTTGCCGATGGCAAATCGAACGATGCGGGCGCGATAAACGAGGCAATCACTGCTTGCCACGCCGCGGGAGGTGGCACAGTCTTTGTACCGTCTGGGGTCTATGCAACGGGTTCTATTCATCTGAAAAGCAACGTTACCCTCGCGGTTGATGCGGGTGCTGTTCTTCAGTTTTCCTCCACTGATGCAGGTCTCCTTATCGGAGAGGACTTGGAAAACGTGAAAATCTACGGTCCCGGTCCCCTTGATGGAACGGGCAACACATGTATTGTCCTAAAACACTGCAAAGACGTGGAAATCCGCAATTTGAACGTCTATAGAGGTGATGATTCCGCTGTTCTGGCTGCGGGTTGTGATGGATTGCTCATCGACAACGTTAACATCAAAACCGACAACGATGGGCTTCATTTTTCTGAGTGTCACAACGTGACAGTCGCCGCCTCCCGTATCGACACTGTGCGCCGCGAATACGGAAGACCGATAGGTGGCGGTGAGGCAATCAAAGTTGATGGTAAAGCACTTCCATCAGAGAGTATCACTGTTCAAGACTGCTTCCTCGTCAATGGAGTGGATACCCTTCAATGAAGATCACAGAGATTGAAATTCACGAGATTACCCTCGAATACGAAGATTTTCTCGCCTATCAACTGAATCATTACTACGGTCCGATCCGGCGTACCGTCTATGTCGCCCATACAGACACAGGCTTGGAAGGGTTAGGTGAAAGCGGAAGACGCGAACCTCAAGATGTGATTGACCAGTACATCAACACGAATCCGTTTGACTGGGTAGGGGACGAAACCTCACTCGGACTTGGCACGGCGATGTACGATCTGATGGGAAAGGTAGCAGGCGTACCTGTCTATAAACTCTTCGGACAAAAGTATCGCTCATGGGTACCTGTGGGGTGTTGGACTGTCTCGACGGACCCTTCACGTATGGCAGATACCGTCGCCACCTACGCAGCGCAAGGGTACACATGGATGAAATATCATCTCTCACCCTTTGAGAATGTGCTTGATCAGACCGAGGCGATGGAAGCCGTTGCTCCGGAGGGGTTCAAGATTCACTACGACTTTACGATGGGTGGTACAGACGACCATATTCCTGAGTTGGTTGACGCATTGTCTCAATACAGGATTGCTGGTTGCTTTGAAGATCCGTTACCTGGGGAGGACATACAGGGCTACATTGAACTCCGCCAACGCTCACGCCTTCCGATTGTGCTACACCATTTCCCGATGGGTGCGACTTACGAGGTGTTCATGAAACCCGCTGACATTTACATGCTCGGTCATGCCAAGATCGGTGATGCGATCCGGCGTGCCGGGCTTTTTGCTGCGAACGAGAGTCCGTTTATGCTTCAGAATGTCGGTGGCAATATCACGCGTGCGATGACAACCCACATGATGGCGGCGTTCCCAACGGCGACCTTCCATTTCCATTCGGATACCGAGACATGGAAGACGGATGTGGTCAACGAGAAGTTGACACCCATTAACGGGTTTGTCCGCGTTCCCGAATCCCCCGGACTCGGTGTGACGCTGAATCGCGATGAATTAGAGCGTCTGAAGTCTTTAAAACTTCCTGAACAGAAACGGTGGATTCTCAAGTCTCAATTCAAAAACGGTACACGTATGTATAACATCGCGGATCCCCAAAACTCGCTCTTCATGGTCCGTCCAGATCGGAGTCGTCTGATTCCGATGCGTTATACCTCCCCCATTTCCACGACGTATTGGGATAACGACAACACCCCTGAATACAGAAAAATGTTTGAACGGATTGAACAAGAAGGTGTAGTTTTGGAGAGAGGTGTGTAAGATCCATTGTCTGAATCAGGATTTATATTGATTTGTGGCGATCACTCCTACAAGGTAATGCGTTACAGCAAGTCGAGTGTTTGTCCACCTTCCGTCTGCCAGTTAATGAGATCCTCCAATGGAATTGTCCGCAACCCGACCTGAGCGTTTCCGGTGTAAAAAACGTAGCCAACGCCATCTTTGATGTACATACGGGGCCAGCCGACCCAGTTGCTGTCGAATTGGTCGGCACTGATGCCGAGACCGGGTAAAGCAGGATTTCTCGGATAGTACTCCCAGTTGACGAGGTCTTTCGAGCGAGCGAGTCCCACCGTATCCCACCAGCCGTGATGAGACACACCCTCCGGTTTCCACGTGTTGCACCCCTCATACCACAGATACCATGTATCACCGACCTTGTTCAGAGACCTCGGTCGCACGTGGATCGCGTCCCAGTTATCCAGCGTTCCAGGACCAAAAACCGGGTTCCGTTCGTCGACGTGCCAGTTCACCAGATCGTCGCTGTAGAGTAGATACCCCCTATCTCCTGCCAGTCCGTGCTGAGGCTCCGGCGTAAATCCAGCGTAGAACAGGAGATAGCGATGCGGTAGTCCTTCAGCGCGTATCAAATCGAATTCGTGCGCATGCGTGAAATGTTTGTAAACTGGGTTGTCCGTATACTGAGTGAATGGACCCATCGGATGCTCCGCTGTGGCTAACATGAATCCCTGCCACTCTGGGAACTTCTGTGCAGAGAACATAATCGCGACGCGTCCGTCATCTGTGACGACAGCACCGCTGACGTACAGATTATCGTACGGTGTATCGCGGTAGGAGATGAGCGGTTCTGGATGCACCTCCCACTGCTTTAGGTCCGAACTCACAGCCACACCAATCGACCGTCTTGAAGACCCTTCCTCCTCGCCCGCCATTCCCGCCATCACATACATGTAATACAAGCCGTCGTATTCAATGATCGCGCCTGGGATAATCTGTTTTTCATAGAAGGAACCTTTGGGACCACGCGATATGACGGGTTTGGTAATTTCTTGAAGCCATGGAAGAGTTGTCACTGTCCACGATTGAAGACGGATGCCTGCTGGCGTTTCAACACCGAGACTGTTGTCCATCGGTTCGTAAACATTCTCCCACTCCCCCAACGGACCCCGAATCCAGCCGGTCGTCTCGTTAACTGAGAATCTGAAAAAATTCCCCTTCTTCAGAATCCTGACATTCCACGGTGGTGTACCGATGTTATTGTATGTTTTCCAAGTTTGCGTGTCGGTGTTGGTTTCTCGGATAACCTTGAGCTCATCCGCGGAAATCGCAAGATACGCCCGCTTGCCTAATGCCGTGTCTCCAGAGAAGAAGACTTTGAGCTCTCCTGTGGATAACTCTCCGGTCAACATCAGATTCATTTCATAGTTTCCAGTAACGCGTTTCTCCATCAATTGTTTTTGTCCTTTGAAGGGTTGCGGGTAAGAGAAGGGCAAGCACAAGACGATCAAAACAAGAACTGTGAGTGCTTTAAGGTATTTCATTTTTAGGTTGTAGGGGTTGGGTCACCCAATCCTATAGGTGACGGTCGAATCGAGTGGATAAATTGGACGCCTTAACTTCTGGTAGTCATAACTGAACAGGTTAGGACTGTGAACACCGGGGGTATCCACATCCAAAATCTGATGTGCAATCGGTGTGTAGTCCGCGCGGAAATGGACAGCCGATTTAAGCGCGATGAGTTTACGTGTCTGTGGTTCAATCCCAACGCTCCGAAGCACTTCAGTGTCATAAGGTTGAATCCGTCTTTCCGTCAAGATAATCTCAATTCCACCGACTTGGATGACGGCTGTCGTGCCCATCTGTCCGAGGGTGCCGCGTCCCATTGGACCCTTGAGGATAAATCTGCCGTCAGAGAGGGTTTTGACGTACCCTGTGAGCGGAACAGGTGCCCCGTGTTGTGCGTCTGTTTTACCACCGACATCCAATTGAACGCTGTTTCCAACACCCGCCTCAACTGATCGGGCAACCGATTCGGGGTCGGCAATCACCGCGATGACAGCGTCCTGAACGTCTGCTTCCATGAATTTCTGTAAAATCGTTGTGCCATCACAGGGACCGCCACCACCGGGATTATCCGCGCCGTCAGCGAGAACAATCGGTTTACCGTCTGTTTGATTGGCGATTTCGATTGCCGATTCGACGGTGTGCAAATTAAACGTGAATTGCTCGCGCATCTCCCAGATGTACGAGGCGAACTGGTCAGCGTAGTCTTCAGCGAGTGCCATATCTCCATTGGTCGTAACGAGGATCGAAACCCCTGCGTCCGTTATATCGGCAAATGGGAAACCCATAGAGAGGGTCGCAGTCACAACACCACGCTCGGTTTCAAGGGCATGGAGTGCCTTGAGCACCTCCGTCATTGGGGTTTTCATTGTGCATTGTGCCGGAGGAGCAGTCAGTAAAGGGAGTTGACGGTATGCCATCGTCGGCTGAATCTTTCCCTCGTTCATACCGAAGAGCAATTGTCCCGCCTCAAACCCGCGTTCATAGCAGTCTACGTGTGGATAGGTATCAAACCCGATGATAACGTCGGAGTAGCGCGCCATTTTAGCGGTGATATTCGCGTGCAAGTCAAGCGTTGTGGCAATCCACGTCGCGCCTACCTGTTCGCGCACCGCCTGAATCAAATCGCCTTCTACATCTTCAAGTTCATCTGTTACCATCGCACCGTGTAAATCAAGGAGTACCCCGTCGAGTGTTCCAGCGTTCTGCAAAAGCGTTAGAAACTCCGCCTTAAGTGCCTCGTAAGCAGCATGCTCTACCATGCCGGACGGTGTCGCAAACGTCCACAACAGCGGCACAGGTTGTAAATTGAGTTGTCCGGCGACATCAAGGAAGCCACCGGTAATCGTTCGAGTCTCTCGAAACGCAGCGATGATTTCATCACCACGATGGTAACTCCCTTTTTTGAAATTATCGATGGTTGTCGTGACAGGTGAAAATGTGTTGGTTTCGTGTCCGATACAACCGACTGCGATTCGCATAGGGTGCCCCTTTCACGTTTAGATGCTCATTCAATTTAGAACAACTATACCACACCATTGTCAACCTGGCAAGCAAAATAGGTTAATGGACCTAATTATCAAACGATTCGCAGGTAAGTCTACTTCCTTATCAACATTTTGCGCGTGGCGGTGAAATCGCCTGTTGTTAACGTATAGAAATACACACCACTTGCCACAGGTTCACCGAGTGCATTTTTACCATCCCAATGTAAAGCACGGCTCCGGCTACGGTAGACACCTGCAGGTTGGTGACCCAACGCCAATGTCCGGACCAACTTCCCATCCACGGAATAGATGGACACCGTCACATTTGATGCCTCTGATAGCTGATACGGTATCCACGTCTCTGGGTTAAATGGATTGGGATAGTTGGCGTGCAAGGCAGTTTCATCAGGAACAACCATAACTGTTGCAGGTGCGGCAATCATCGCGCCGCTTCGGACAATGCCCAAGGCTATTCCTCCTGGGTTTCCCAATCCTGTGACGAGGTCCTCAACAGCGGTGCCATCTAAGTTAGCGCGCTGAATCTTAAACTGATAGACATCTGTCCAGTATATCTTACCACCGACTACATCAAGAGCGATGTCCCAAGTGCCTCCCAATCCTGTGACGAGGTCCTCAACAGCGGTGCCATCTAAGTTGGCGCGCTGAATCCTATTTTTGTTTGCGTCTGTCCAGTATATCTTACCACCGACTACATCAAGAGCGATACCGCGTGGGGCACTGAGTCCCGTAGTGGCGAGGTCTTCAACGTTGGTCCCATCAAGATTTGCGCGCTGAATCTTAGACGTGAATCCTTCTATCCAGTACATCTTTCTGTTATCCACGTCTAAGGCAATATCCCAGGCGTTACCCCACTCAACGGTAACGAGGACTTCGGGGTTGGTACCATCTAAGTTGGCGCGCCGGATAATATCCGTACCCTGGTTTGTCCAGTACATCTTGCCCCCATCTACATCCAAGGCGATGCTGGTTGGATACAATCCCGCGGTGGTCAGAGTCTCGACTTTACTACCGTCAAGATTGGCACGCTGAATCTTAGCTGGGCGCGCGTCCACGAAATATATCTTACTTCCAGTGTCATCTAAGGCAATACCGTATGGAGTGCTTAATCCGGTGGCGATAAGATTTTGGACATTTGACGAACCATCAAGGTTTCCATATTGAATCTTACCCGTGCCATTGTCTGTCCAGTAAATCGTCGGGCTCCCGATGTCAACTATATTTGAAAGGGTCTGGTGTTCGTAATCTACACTAACGCCTCTGTCTAAGAGGACTGGAATATGGGTGTTGATTGATACAGAACTCAAAGGGTTTCTTCTGAGATTAACCTCATCTCCATCACTCATTCCCGAACTTTCCACAAGGGGCGAGACTTCTGATATTGCGTTGTTTTCAAGATTTAAATCTGTCAATTTTGTTAATTCCACCAAAGATGAGATATCCGATATTGCGTTGAAACGAAGGTTCAGCGATGTTAGATTGGTTAATCCCGCCAGAGCGGAAATATCCGATATCTGGTCATTTTCGGAAAGAGTTAGGTCTGTAAGATTAGTTAAGCTCTCCAAGGCTGATAGGTCCCACGCTGAATCGTGTTGCCCAAGTTGCAAGGACCTCAGATTCGTTAATTTTCCCAAGGGCGAGATGTCCGATATTGGGTTGCCCCAAAGACGCAATTTTGTCAGGCTGGTTAATCCTTCCAATCCCGAGAGGTCCGCTATCGGGTTATAGAAAAGCCATAACTCTGTTAGTTTTGTTAATCCTGCCAAAGGTAGGATATCCGATATGTTGTTGCTGTCAAGAAGCATCCATATTAGGTTAGTCAATCCACCCAAAGGCGAGATGTCCGATATTGTGTTCACCCGAAGATTCAGCGATGTCAGTTTTTTCAAATTCTTCAATGGCGATATATCCGATATTGAGTTCTTCTCAAGCTCCAGTACTGTTAGATTAGTTAGACCCTCTAAAGGCGATATATCTGATATTGCGTTATAATTAAGATTCAGC is part of the Candidatus Poribacteria bacterium genome and encodes:
- a CDS encoding alpha-glucuronidase family glycosyl hydrolase, giving the protein MEYQIFITVFVVVALVLANELSSTMAAEPEGLVGRWDFDDGTGTDLSGNDNHAVLGGTTIYSLGEGRACIEVMRKTEPIRIPVSENSPLAISRGTICFWLNAGSDRSNILGYNNDAIELNNYRGCFQVRFRGEKDFEYWEGILDYDWPKYDLREWAFYPHVKASVGDSEWHLFAVAYDDKAKQIVGWRDGEQIATIDLSTVDMEPLRREGLTEIRTSEDFTGYLDDLRIYNKPLTDAEVRQIYDATKAIYAGRRDTNPTDKKQNTYKYQEVDRTLYKAWLQFNPPTTEHPNQDLFKNIVAEGTNSTVQTAASELAQAAESMFGFKPSVSETVTGPKVILGTAETSNWIRDRAEDLQLDRIESDGFIIKAMEGTVVVAGDIPAGVIFGAFDLIRRIQIGQDPLELDVLENPQVPIRMVAHWSYFRGLFGDRWRGGGRDNSIFSWEELRTGDTKRIRDWVRMLASCGWNALCPSEINWHYRNNFLEHLDEVEKLGDICRDYGIKLYWSPNYLLALDQKTADALYERVPDFGGYLMKLGSEKQNGDPRPPMANRIADTLKPYGGKVLVRGFVYGNLRYTQEPYRNLIPHDLFAHEDGNFRDNVIIVPKGSPLDWDLWAPIPALDGAMQKNLSGSELVIDKSWPVSWVKKWKWWFEQDTYRNGPGSLNKFSVDCIMGVSMISPAPAWTKSPLNAVNYYGLGRLSWNPDLTVDEIYMEWIQQTFGDDPEVLGTIKTILMMLEEVTRKTYNYRGYRGIWLDSSDPGMAQVKTPYIVNKEGAGVITPALRERVLAQYAPGLREIYGDRLRGEAHLTAFHFTEHDQRLSIGRTLIQDIYANMEEGVEMAEQAAELWKTLEGKVDPHRYEYTLKTLVDYATSERSRTLKKWVTNFEAHTGRTRLETLAGLTAEALAEVGTYNVRHFGAVADGKSNDAGAINEAITACHAAGGGTVFVPSGVYATGSIHLKSNVTLAVDAGAVLQFSSTDAGLLIGEDLENVKIYGPGPLDGTGNTCIVLKHCKDVEIRNLNVYRGDDSAVLAAGCDGLLIDNVNIKTDNDGLHFSECHNVTVAASRIDTVRREYGRPIGGGEAIKVDGKALPSESITVQDCFLVNGVDTLQ
- a CDS encoding M81 family metallopeptidase, producing the protein MRIAVGCIGHETNTFSPVTTTIDNFKKGSYHRGDEIIAAFRETRTITGGFLDVAGQLNLQPVPLLWTFATPSGMVEHAAYEALKAEFLTLLQNAGTLDGVLLDLHGAMVTDELEDVEGDLIQAVREQVGATWIATTLDLHANITAKMARYSDVIIGFDTYPHVDCYERGFEAGQLLFGMNEGKIQPTMAYRQLPLLTAPPAQCTMKTPMTEVLKALHALETERGVVTATLSMGFPFADITDAGVSILVTTNGDMALAEDYADQFASYIWEMREQFTFNLHTVESAIEIANQTDGKPIVLADGADNPGGGGPCDGTTILQKFMEADVQDAVIAVIADPESVARSVEAGVGNSVQLDVGGKTDAQHGAPVPLTGYVKTLSDGRFILKGPMGRGTLGQMGTTAVIQVGGIEIILTERRIQPYDTEVLRSVGIEPQTRKLIALKSAVHFRADYTPIAHQILDVDTPGVHSPNLFSYDYQKLRRPIYPLDSTVTYRIG
- a CDS encoding leucine-rich repeat domain-containing protein; amino-acid sequence: MKATIYGADLDVGEPLTVRIIYFLPNDRPFRSEAIQWIKDGVHTIQTFYAEQMKAHGHGNIIFRVETDDQGELIVHRVDGEHPDSHYLDESGKVNFVNREVFKAFHPANNVYLIFVDHRIDARGFVSSGFVSRVGGRSSGGYAYLPVQSHWTLVAHELGHAFGLQHDFRNGDYIMSYGPRNEHQLSACSAEFLAVHPYFNPDIADRDTQRTRIELRSPRTYPANSDNIPIRLRLNDSDGLHQVILHVTPPYNRTTVKEYRGLAGKKNVNVQFDYDGIIPSAHDPSYSRSTSLLNPHVHPIRAVAVDIFGNVSSESFRLFPKTLRALTKISGDNQHGLPNATLPVPFVIDVRDVNNGSPRQGVWVTFTAKTRGGTLSVKSVQTDSKGRAESTLTLGPNQGRYTVKVSAAGTTVTFSAVAGDPVDIPDHNLRSAIERILSKAPGDPISPAEMATLTNTERGAWGVGISDLTGLEFATNLTHLDLNGNAIPDISPLAALTNLTHLDLRGKSFVDVSSLTDISPLAGLTNLTWLNLNYNAISDISPLEGLTNLTVLELEKNSISDISPLKNLKKLTSLNLRVNTISDISPLGGLTNLIWMLLDSNNISDILPLAGLTKLTELWLFYNPIADLSGLEGLTSLTKLRLWGNPISDISPLGKLTNLRSLQLGQHDSAWDLSALESLTNLTDLTLSENDQISDISALAGLTNLTSLNLRFNAISDISSLVELTKLTDLNLENNAISEVSPLVESSGMSDGDEVNLRRNPLSSVSINTHIPVLLDRGVSVDYEHQTLSNIVDIGSPTIYWTDNGTGKIQYGNLDGSSNVQNLIATGLSTPYGIALDDTGSKIYFVDARPAKIQRANLDGSKVETLTTAGLYPTSIALDVDGGKMYWTNQGTDIIRRANLDGTNPEVLVTVEWGNAWDIALDVDNRKMYWIEGFTSKIQRANLDGTNVEDLATTGLSAPRGIALDVVGGKIYWTDANKNRIQRANLDGTAVEDLVTGLGGTWDIALDVVGGKIYWTDVYQFKIQRANLDGTAVEDLVTGLGNPGGIALGIVRSGAMIAAPATVMVVPDETALHANYPNPFNPETWIPYQLSEASNVTVSIYSVDGKLVRTLALGHQPAGVYRSRSRALHWDGKNALGEPVASGVYFYTLTTGDFTATRKMLIRK